From the genome of Sulfurovum sp. NBC37-1, one region includes:
- a CDS encoding transposase → MAVQYDIVMQKTFELNRLPSQATYSRFFHKFSQERNNVVFPKLGYRFLKQIDVGALTIDLDSSLLTRYGNQERAAMGYNLSKKGRKSHHSLITFISQTRMVANAWMRAGNTFDHNNYETFDQVLKKKKVELVRADNGFYFNAFLEWF, encoded by the coding sequence GTGGCTGTGCAGTACGATATAGTAATGCAAAAGACCTTTGAACTGAACAGGCTGCCTTCCCAGGCAACCTACAGCAGATTTTTCCATAAATTCAGTCAGGAAAGAAATAATGTAGTTTTCCCGAAGCTTGGATACAGGTTTTTAAAACAGATCGATGTGGGTGCTTTGACCATCGATCTGGACTCTTCGCTTCTGACACGCTACGGCAATCAGGAAAGAGCAGCTATGGGGTACAATCTTTCCAAAAAAGGAAGAAAGTCCCATCATTCACTCATTACTTTCATTTCACAGACAAGAATGGTCGCCAATGCCTGGATGAGAGCTGGTAATACCTTTGACCATAATAACTATGAAACCTTTGATCAGGTACTTAAAAAGAAGAAAGTTGAACTGGTCAGAGCCGACAATGGTTTTTACTTCAATGCCTTTCTGGAATGGTTTTAG
- a CDS encoding HU family DNA-binding protein, which produces MKIDELLKVMMAENEKLFSKIPEKKAKKIVRATIKSIGEQLDEKEEGKITIQGLGTFRKKIIEKEGATREKIIFKQQKKKSNPEK; this is translated from the coding sequence ATGAAAATTGATGAATTATTGAAAGTAATGATGGCTGAAAATGAAAAGCTTTTTAGTAAAATTCCAGAAAAGAAAGCAAAAAAAATAGTGCGTGCTACAATAAAGTCCATTGGAGAACAACTGGATGAAAAAGAAGAAGGGAAGATAACCATACAGGGATTAGGCACTTTCAGGAAAAAAATTATTGAAAAAGAGGGCGCAACCAGAGAAAAGATTATATTTAAACAACAAAAGAAAAAAAGCAATCCTGAAAAATAG
- the tnpA gene encoding IS200/IS605 family transposase: MSRFRKLSQTIWHCQYHIVWVPKYRYRILNGEIAREVENLIRAFSHQMKCEIIELNVQIDHVHLLVMIPPKISISDYMGAIKGRTAIRILNRFKKLRQKPYWGNNFWAKGYCVDTVGLDGDMIWKYVKYQEKHERRIEQQRLF, encoded by the coding sequence ATGAGTAGATTCAGAAAGTTGTCCCAAACAATATGGCACTGCCAATATCATATTGTGTGGGTACCAAAATACAGATATAGAATATTGAATGGAGAGATAGCTCGGGAAGTAGAAAACCTGATCCGGGCATTTTCTCACCAGATGAAGTGTGAGATCATAGAGCTGAATGTTCAAATAGATCATGTCCACCTGTTGGTAATGATACCACCGAAGATATCAATTTCAGATTATATGGGAGCGATCAAGGGAAGGACAGCAATACGGATACTCAACCGATTCAAGAAGTTGAGACAGAAACCCTATTGGGGAAACAATTTCTGGGCGAAAGGGTACTGTGTGGATACAGTAGGGCTTGATGGTGATATGATATGGAAGTATGTAAAATATCAAGAGAAACATGAGAGGCGAATAGAACAACAGCGTCTATTCTAA
- a CDS encoding sulfotransferase family 2 domain-containing protein: MQLSTKYGFAFLCMPKCASTSIEKTISKYCSINYHKNPLLKHMNARDYHSYVAAFHQKVLPGKKIETFCLVRDPVDWVHSWYRFRMRDPLKNPRHPNHANYTGNITFQEFVTEMIEGSDSRYVRIGTQKDFLMLDNGKIGINNIFPMERMDLVKSFLEDKIGKKIEIPIKNVAQKIDMNLSAELTGKLELFLKEDIELYYNIVSNL, from the coding sequence ATGCAATTGTCAACTAAATATGGGTTTGCTTTTTTATGTATGCCTAAATGTGCTTCTACCTCAATTGAAAAGACAATATCAAAATATTGTAGTATAAATTATCATAAGAATCCACTTCTAAAGCATATGAATGCTAGAGATTATCATAGTTATGTTGCTGCTTTTCATCAAAAAGTTCTGCCTGGAAAAAAAATAGAAACTTTTTGTTTAGTTAGGGATCCAGTTGATTGGGTTCATTCTTGGTATAGGTTTCGGATGAGAGATCCTTTAAAAAATCCGAGGCATCCCAATCATGCCAACTATACTGGTAATATTACTTTTCAGGAATTTGTAACCGAGATGATTGAAGGATCCGATAGTCGATACGTTCGCATAGGTACACAAAAAGATTTCTTGATGTTAGATAATGGAAAAATTGGAATAAATAATATTTTTCCTATGGAAAGAATGGATCTTGTTAAATCTTTTTTGGAGGATAAAATAGGTAAAAAAATTGAGATACCAATTAAAAATGTTGCACAAAAAATTGATATGAATTTGTCAGCAGAGCTAACTGGAAAATTAGAATTATTTTTAAAGGAAGATATTGAATTATACTATAATATTGTGAGTAATTTGTAA
- a CDS encoding sulfotransferase domain-containing protein gives MVDFLCIGAHKSGTSWLDDNLKRHPDVWTPLYKELHFFDELEFGRRINEDKKRKRWLSNYLHHLSTKVINGKTINRKNLDWALNFVQTPNNKRNIKWYGELFIDSRHMYKKVGESTPAYALLSRATYKKIYNLNNNIKIIFIIRNPALRDWSSLRFDLMTYKKLSDNKNKIKTPDLDKDTIYNYLSKKNVENRSNYLQTMKRVESIFPKENIKYLFFDQIESGPNELMEDICDFLDIDFLLEYFPNLSKKRLVSKEIDMDDDILNYLKEKYRGMVEEIDQEHIRIPGSWKSFFDL, from the coding sequence ATGGTTGATTTTCTGTGTATTGGTGCACATAAAAGTGGTACAAGTTGGTTAGATGATAATCTAAAAAGGCATCCTGATGTTTGGACACCCCTATATAAAGAATTGCATTTTTTCGATGAATTAGAGTTTGGACGTCGTATAAATGAAGATAAAAAAAGAAAAAGATGGTTAAGTAATTATTTGCATCATTTATCAACCAAAGTTATTAATGGAAAAACAATTAATAGAAAAAACCTTGATTGGGCTTTGAATTTTGTTCAAACTCCAAACAATAAAAGAAATATCAAATGGTATGGTGAATTATTTATAGATAGTAGGCATATGTATAAAAAAGTAGGAGAAAGCACACCCGCATATGCGCTACTATCAAGAGCTACTTACAAAAAAATATATAATCTTAATAATAATATTAAAATTATATTTATTATAAGAAATCCTGCATTAAGAGATTGGTCGTCGCTGAGGTTTGATCTTATGACATATAAAAAACTTTCTGACAATAAAAATAAAATTAAGACACCAGATCTAGACAAAGATACTATTTATAATTATTTGAGTAAAAAAAATGTTGAAAATAGAAGCAATTATTTACAAACAATGAAAAGGGTAGAATCAATTTTTCCAAAAGAAAATATCAAATATCTATTTTTTGATCAAATTGAGAGCGGCCCCAATGAATTAATGGAAGATATATGTGATTTTTTAGATATTGATTTTCTTCTCGAATATTTTCCTAATTTATCAAAGAAAAGACTTGTCTCGAAAGAAATTGATATGGATGATGATATATTGAATTATCTTAAAGAAAAATATAGGGGTATGGTTGAAGAGATAGATCAAGAACATATTCGCATTCCTGGTTCGTGGAAGAGTTTTTTTGATTTATAA
- a CDS encoding glycosyltransferase: MYMMWQERTNDPFAIVRKSHVRYKKHGWQGMLERLEKDWSRLHSYEHTRFYKKSEYRIWIEKNEKEIYRTEPLGFFPLISIIVPTYNTKKRYLTEMLESVLSQTYGNWELCIADDASTDRETIDTLEYYRTKHPAVKVVYRKKNGHISEASNTALSIALGDYVAFLDHDDTLSPNALYEMAKKLNEDRKLKILYSDEDKIDENSNRYMPHFKSGWNPDMFFSQNYITHLLIIKKEIIDKVGGFRKGYEGSQDYDLVLRCLDHIGKEEIGRVEKILYHWRAIKGSTAYGSNEKAYAHDAGLRGLQDYFLRKDRSISVENGLLANTYKVVYPIVEMPLVSLVVPTRDSYNILHKCIESILQKTLYENYEILIVDNESTDPKTLRYFEILKKHEHIRILEYHHPFNYSAINNYGVQYARGEIIGLLNNDVEIISSGWLSEMVQHAIRPEIGAVGAKLYYDNHTIQHAGIVLGIGGVAGHSHKYFPQNHHGYFSRLKIIQNYSAVTAACLLMRKSVYLEAGGLNEENLAVAFNDVDLCLKLQQKGYRNLWTPYSELYHHESISRGSDDTPEKTERFGREIKYMLEKWKKQLLKDPYYNRNLTRQHENFSINTESGTGKEKLKQLDKYYTEGWKNKILMSKKVKQFKKKQKKIPDAFFEIFDEADYLEVNPDVATAVERGDFLNATDHFIWFGRNEVENGGRRIGMEFPYFKEQIYLLNNPDLQKAKEYQPDFPLFWHFLEFGYEEMLKGIRPFPKALSYRYERPVLSSKIRYEIKRFSKQPLFSIVMPVYNVVPKWLKLAIESVENQWYGRWELCIADDASTSEETKAYLRKIDHHKIKIRFLKKNLGICGASNEALKLAKGEYIALMDNDDELTPDALYEILKAINTKAAELIYSDEDKIEEDGTFAEPHFKPDFSPDMFLSQNYLSHLVVIKKELVDRVGGWEAGLEGSQDYDLYLKVLEHTEKISHISKVLYHWRKVPGSTAAEYSAKSYAQEAGRKALENAMKRRAIKADVKNGKYPGTYRVKYELKEEPLVSIIIPFKDKPELLKTCIESILKKSSYQNYEIIGINNRSKEWETFKEMKRLEKRDSRVRFCEYNDTFNYSKINNFAVSSCAKGKHIVLMNNDIEIITSNWIEEMLMFSQRDDVSAVGSKLYYPNGTIQHAGIVLGIGGVAGHAHKYFSKNVPGYFSRLHIVQNLSSVTAALLMVKKAIYDEVGGLDEVNLQVAFNDVDFCLKLQKNGYLNLFTPWVEAYHHESKSRGEEDTPEKQERFKKEVEFMKNKWSKILKEGDPYYNPNLTLEREDFSVIFLRSSPENNTKEGTECIQ, translated from the coding sequence ATGTACATGATGTGGCAGGAGAGAACAAACGATCCTTTTGCCATCGTGAGAAAGTCGCATGTTCGTTATAAGAAGCATGGTTGGCAGGGAATGCTTGAGAGACTTGAAAAAGACTGGTCTAGGCTGCACTCCTATGAGCATACCCGTTTTTATAAAAAGTCCGAATACAGGATATGGATAGAAAAAAACGAGAAAGAGATATATCGCACAGAGCCTTTGGGCTTTTTTCCTCTTATTTCGATCATTGTGCCGACGTACAACACAAAGAAAAGATATTTGACGGAAATGCTGGAGTCTGTCCTTTCCCAGACATACGGAAACTGGGAACTATGTATCGCAGATGATGCTTCGACAGACCGTGAAACTATCGATACGCTGGAATACTACAGAACAAAACATCCGGCCGTCAAAGTGGTTTACAGGAAAAAAAACGGACACATATCGGAAGCATCGAATACAGCTCTTTCCATTGCATTGGGTGACTATGTCGCTTTTCTTGATCATGACGACACCCTTTCTCCGAATGCACTCTACGAGATGGCCAAAAAGCTGAATGAAGACAGAAAACTCAAAATACTCTATTCCGATGAGGACAAGATCGATGAAAATTCAAATAGGTACATGCCGCATTTCAAATCTGGCTGGAATCCGGACATGTTCTTTTCCCAGAACTATATAACACACCTGCTTATAATCAAAAAAGAGATTATTGATAAAGTTGGAGGGTTCAGAAAAGGATACGAAGGCAGCCAGGATTACGACCTTGTACTGAGATGTCTCGATCATATCGGTAAAGAGGAGATAGGCAGAGTCGAAAAAATACTCTACCACTGGCGTGCCATCAAAGGTTCTACCGCCTACGGCTCAAATGAAAAAGCCTATGCGCATGATGCAGGGTTGAGGGGGCTGCAAGATTATTTTTTACGAAAAGATAGGTCTATTTCCGTAGAGAACGGTTTGTTGGCAAATACGTACAAGGTTGTGTATCCTATCGTTGAAATGCCCCTGGTATCTCTCGTAGTCCCTACGAGGGACAGTTACAATATTCTCCATAAGTGCATAGAGAGCATTCTCCAAAAAACACTTTATGAAAACTATGAAATACTGATCGTGGATAATGAATCAACAGACCCGAAAACGCTGCGCTATTTTGAGATACTGAAAAAACATGAGCATATACGCATTCTGGAGTACCACCATCCCTTCAACTACTCCGCCATCAATAATTACGGAGTACAATATGCCAGGGGTGAGATAATCGGGCTACTAAACAACGATGTGGAAATCATCAGTAGCGGATGGTTGAGTGAAATGGTACAGCATGCTATACGTCCAGAGATCGGAGCGGTTGGTGCTAAACTTTACTACGACAACCACACGATCCAGCATGCTGGTATTGTGCTTGGTATAGGCGGTGTCGCAGGGCACTCCCACAAATATTTTCCCCAGAATCACCACGGATACTTCTCAAGGCTCAAAATTATCCAGAACTACTCTGCCGTTACTGCGGCCTGCTTATTAATGCGAAAGTCGGTCTATCTTGAAGCTGGCGGGTTGAACGAAGAAAATCTCGCAGTCGCGTTCAATGATGTCGACCTGTGTTTGAAGCTCCAGCAAAAAGGCTATCGAAACCTCTGGACACCCTATTCCGAACTCTATCACCATGAGTCCATAAGCCGCGGGTCAGACGATACACCCGAAAAGACAGAAAGATTTGGAAGAGAAATAAAATATATGCTTGAAAAGTGGAAAAAGCAGCTTCTGAAGGACCCATACTACAACCGGAATCTGACGCGACAGCATGAAAATTTTTCAATCAATACGGAAAGTGGCACGGGCAAAGAAAAACTAAAACAGCTTGACAAATACTATACGGAAGGGTGGAAAAATAAAATCTTGATGTCAAAAAAGGTAAAACAGTTCAAAAAGAAACAAAAAAAGATACCTGATGCATTTTTTGAAATTTTTGACGAAGCAGACTATTTGGAAGTAAATCCAGATGTTGCGACAGCCGTGGAAAGGGGAGATTTTTTGAATGCGACAGACCACTTTATATGGTTCGGCCGCAATGAGGTCGAAAATGGCGGTAGGCGCATTGGTATGGAGTTCCCCTACTTTAAAGAGCAAATCTATCTACTAAACAATCCTGATCTACAAAAAGCAAAAGAGTATCAGCCGGATTTTCCCCTATTTTGGCATTTCCTAGAATTTGGATACGAAGAGATGCTCAAGGGTATCAGGCCTTTTCCAAAAGCACTTTCCTATCGTTATGAGAGGCCGGTACTCTCAAGCAAGATCCGCTATGAGATTAAAAGATTTTCAAAACAGCCTCTCTTCTCCATTGTTATGCCGGTCTATAATGTTGTACCAAAATGGCTCAAACTGGCTATTGAATCTGTTGAAAATCAGTGGTATGGAAGGTGGGAACTGTGTATTGCCGACGATGCATCGACAAGCGAAGAAACAAAAGCGTATTTGCGGAAGATCGACCATCACAAAATAAAAATACGCTTTCTGAAAAAAAACTTAGGAATCTGTGGAGCCTCTAATGAGGCCCTGAAGTTAGCAAAGGGAGAATATATAGCACTAATGGATAATGATGATGAGCTCACACCTGATGCACTTTATGAAATTCTCAAAGCCATTAATACAAAAGCAGCGGAGCTCATCTATAGTGACGAAGACAAAATAGAAGAGGACGGTACGTTTGCTGAACCTCATTTTAAACCAGACTTCTCTCCCGATATGTTCCTTTCCCAAAACTACCTGAGCCATCTGGTTGTCATTAAAAAGGAGCTGGTTGACAGAGTTGGAGGATGGGAGGCCGGACTTGAAGGTAGCCAGGATTACGATCTATACCTGAAGGTGCTTGAACATACAGAAAAGATCTCACATATATCAAAGGTTTTGTACCACTGGAGAAAAGTTCCAGGCTCCACAGCTGCAGAATATTCCGCTAAATCGTATGCACAGGAAGCAGGTAGAAAAGCACTTGAAAATGCGATGAAGAGAAGGGCTATAAAAGCCGATGTAAAAAATGGAAAATATCCCGGTACCTATAGGGTGAAGTACGAGCTTAAGGAGGAGCCACTTGTAAGTATTATTATTCCTTTTAAGGACAAGCCTGAACTTTTAAAAACCTGTATTGAATCCATCCTGAAAAAATCAAGCTATCAAAATTACGAGATCATTGGCATCAACAACCGTTCGAAAGAGTGGGAGACGTTCAAAGAGATGAAAAGGCTTGAAAAGCGTGATAGCCGGGTAAGATTCTGCGAGTACAATGACACTTTTAACTATTCGAAGATCAACAATTTTGCTGTATCGTCCTGTGCTAAAGGAAAGCATATAGTCCTGATGAATAACGATATAGAGATTATTACGTCCAACTGGATCGAGGAGATGCTGATGTTCTCTCAAAGAGACGATGTGAGTGCGGTTGGAAGCAAACTCTATTACCCGAACGGCACCATTCAGCATGCCGGTATTGTTCTCGGGATCGGTGGTGTTGCCGGCCATGCTCACAAATATTTCTCAAAGAATGTTCCAGGCTATTTTTCCAGGCTGCATATTGTCCAGAACCTTTCATCTGTAACAGCAGCACTGCTAATGGTCAAAAAAGCCATCTATGACGAAGTGGGCGGTCTGGATGAGGTAAACCTGCAAGTTGCGTTCAACGATGTCGATTTTTGCCTGAAATTGCAAAAGAATGGGTATTTAAATCTTTTTACTCCATGGGTGGAAGCGTACCATCATGAATCTAAAAGCAGGGGAGAGGAGGATACTCCCGAAAAACAGGAACGTTTTAAAAAAGAGGTGGAATTCATGAAAAACAAATGGAGTAAAATTTTAAAAGAAGGCGACCCGTACTATAATCCCAATTTGACTCTAGAAAGAGAAGATTTTTCAGTCATATTTTTGAGATCTTCTCCTGAAAACAATACAAAAGAAGGGACGGAATGCATACAATAA
- a CDS encoding capsule polysaccharide export system inner membrane protein, which produces MKIFIRTIFVLVFLSVSYYIVSVETERYESTSITLLKDISKKQTIEMSNMFLGQISSTMQDSKVLELYIRSPEMFNYIDSEYNLSKHYVSDELDFAQRLYKDSSIPIYRANKKNIINKYNEDLIVFYDDPSGTLELTFIHTDPETAQRILRSIIRRAEEIINYFVRENAKIALSFIEKQREEKRKSFMDAIKNLIIYQNKHSTIDPSLDVERKITILAELETELVKSEVEYNTKIRTFNPNSREMKLLQSTIGNLRHSIKRVDKELAGNTKGAELNANVFEFKLLKSDMEFAKEVYRQTLINQEEMKIEVAQKSKHLIVVSRPTLPDDYDYPNKPWDIFTLLMVFFFIYSIIVAMMAIVENHKD; this is translated from the coding sequence ATGAAAATATTTATCAGAACTATATTTGTACTCGTATTTCTTTCAGTCAGCTACTATATTGTATCTGTTGAAACGGAGCGTTATGAGTCCACAAGCATTACACTTTTAAAAGATATTTCAAAAAAACAGACAATTGAAATGAGTAATATGTTTTTAGGGCAGATATCCAGTACCATGCAGGACTCAAAAGTCCTCGAACTCTATATCCGTTCCCCTGAAATGTTCAATTATATCGATAGCGAATATAACCTGAGCAAGCACTACGTCAGCGATGAGCTTGACTTTGCCCAGCGTCTCTACAAAGATTCATCCATACCAATCTATCGTGCCAACAAGAAAAACATTATCAACAAATACAACGAAGATCTGATCGTTTTTTACGATGACCCTTCCGGCACACTAGAGCTGACATTCATCCATACCGATCCGGAGACCGCCCAGCGTATTTTGCGAAGTATTATTCGTAGGGCAGAAGAGATCATTAATTATTTTGTACGCGAAAATGCCAAGATTGCGTTGTCATTTATTGAAAAGCAGAGGGAAGAGAAAAGAAAGAGTTTTATGGATGCCATCAAAAATCTGATTATTTACCAGAACAAGCATTCCACCATAGACCCTTCATTGGATGTAGAACGAAAAATTACTATTTTGGCCGAACTTGAGACCGAACTTGTCAAAAGCGAAGTGGAATACAATACAAAGATAAGGACCTTCAACCCAAACAGCCGTGAAATGAAACTTCTTCAGTCCACCATTGGCAATCTCAGGCATTCAATCAAGCGTGTAGACAAAGAGCTTGCTGGCAACACAAAGGGTGCAGAGCTCAATGCCAACGTATTTGAATTTAAACTGCTTAAGAGCGATATGGAGTTTGCCAAAGAGGTTTACCGGCAAACGCTTATAAATCAGGAAGAGATGAAAATAGAAGTAGCCCAAAAATCTAAACATCTTATCGTAGTGTCCCGCCCGACACTGCCGGATGACTATGACTATCCGAACAAACCTTGGGATATCTTTACCCTTTTGATGGTTTTCTTCTTTATCTACAGTATCATCGTTGCCATGATGGCTATTGTCGAAAACCATAAAGATTAG
- a CDS encoding ABC transporter ATP-binding protein, whose amino-acid sequence MIEMKNVSKFFQANDETKYILKDITMVLPDTNIGILGRNGMGKSTLMRMLGGIEFPNSGYIFSDRTFSWPLGLSGGFVGNMTGHANVKFVCNLYGKSKEETRRIVAYVKEFSELESYFDMPIKKYSSGMRGRIGFGLSLAFDFDYMLIDETLSVGDTRFKEKAKTALRKKIESHNIILVSHDMRTLKEMCQNGLLLHEGELFFYDNIDDAVAHYNRLNTKG is encoded by the coding sequence ATGATCGAAATGAAAAATGTAAGCAAGTTTTTTCAGGCAAATGATGAGACAAAGTATATTCTCAAAGATATTACGATGGTACTTCCCGATACCAATATTGGTATTCTCGGTAGAAACGGCATGGGAAAATCGACGCTCATGAGAATGCTCGGTGGTATTGAGTTTCCAAACAGCGGCTATATTTTTTCCGACAGAACCTTTTCGTGGCCTCTAGGTTTGTCAGGTGGTTTTGTGGGAAACATGACGGGGCATGCGAATGTCAAGTTTGTATGTAATCTGTATGGAAAAAGCAAGGAGGAGACCAGACGTATTGTCGCGTATGTCAAAGAGTTCAGCGAACTAGAGAGCTATTTTGATATGCCGATCAAAAAGTATTCTTCGGGAATGAGGGGCAGGATAGGGTTTGGGCTTAGTCTTGCTTTCGATTTTGACTATATGCTTATCGACGAGACGCTTTCTGTTGGAGACACCCGTTTTAAGGAAAAGGCAAAAACCGCTTTACGAAAAAAAATAGAAAGCCACAATATCATTCTTGTCAGCCATGACATGAGAACTCTGAAAGAAATGTGTCAGAACGGGTTGCTGTTGCATGAGGGAGAACTTTTTTTTTATGACAATATTGATGATGCAGTTGCACACTATAATAGACTGAACACCAAAGGATAA
- a CDS encoding ABC transporter permease — MRRKPFLVFFSVIKALFLREVEMRISIGKSGLFWLFFEPFLQVSILLAIRAFSRGGDTSYDLAVFMASGFIPFNMFRHVLGSSSNAFVANRGLFVYRQVKPVDALVARALVELFLTGMVSVMFFTIGFFMEYKNFLPENTLMVFLSVVWLWIFTIGISLLVAVGSTFFVSIGKIVAVSSFVLLVSSAVFYPIISLPPLVQKILLYNPLTHFMEMIHGFYLDSLDDRFVDYRYVMLWTLSVYFMAFWLYRILEKRIVSE, encoded by the coding sequence ATGCGGCGTAAACCATTTTTGGTCTTTTTTTCCGTGATAAAAGCGCTTTTTCTGCGGGAAGTCGAAATGCGTATCAGTATTGGGAAGAGTGGGCTTTTCTGGCTCTTTTTCGAGCCTTTTTTACAAGTCTCCATTCTCCTTGCTATCCGTGCTTTTAGCAGGGGGGGAGACACTAGTTATGATCTCGCAGTTTTTATGGCTTCAGGGTTCATTCCTTTCAATATGTTCCGGCATGTGCTGGGTTCTTCGAGTAATGCCTTTGTTGCAAATAGAGGCCTTTTTGTCTATAGGCAGGTTAAACCAGTTGATGCACTGGTGGCCAGAGCTTTGGTAGAACTTTTTTTGACAGGTATGGTTTCAGTTATGTTTTTTACCATCGGCTTTTTTATGGAATATAAAAATTTTCTTCCTGAAAATACTTTGATGGTGTTTCTGTCGGTGGTCTGGTTGTGGATCTTTACTATCGGTATCTCTCTACTTGTAGCGGTAGGCAGTACGTTTTTTGTCAGTATCGGAAAAATAGTCGCAGTTTCATCTTTTGTATTGCTTGTTTCCTCTGCAGTTTTCTATCCGATTATTTCACTGCCTCCTTTGGTGCAGAAAATTTTACTTTATAATCCGCTGACCCATTTCATGGAGATGATACACGGTTTTTATCTTGACAGTCTTGACGACCGTTTTGTTGACTACCGCTATGTGATGCTCTGGACGCTTTCAGTCTATTTTATGGCTTTCTGGCTGTACCGAATATTGGAAAAAAGGATCGTTTCCGAATGA
- a CDS encoding polysaccharide biosynthesis/export family protein gives MKIIYYIIAVFFVIFIHGCTGRSQYQLLQTEKAVEKKRVSAASIEYKILPQDRLRILLYKDPGQISAEVMQKFTENINPEGVLVNATGYVKLPLIGKVKVVGLTQTQAANRIEALYRKELTDPSVYVEIMNKRVYVLGEVNKQGVVKLDKEKMTLFEAIAFSGGLTDDAVRNSVVIVSHDAQKGMSIRKVDLTNYDTMNYASLMLRPNDIVYVQPDEWKKFKVASDNYTSPFKTLTAIAAPFVTLKYLSE, from the coding sequence GTGAAAATTATATATTATATAATAGCAGTTTTTTTTGTTATATTTATTCATGGATGTACGGGTAGGTCGCAGTATCAGCTTTTGCAGACCGAAAAAGCTGTGGAAAAAAAGCGGGTCAGCGCTGCAAGTATCGAGTATAAAATTCTGCCGCAAGACAGACTGAGGATTCTGCTTTATAAAGATCCCGGACAGATCTCAGCGGAAGTGATGCAGAAATTTACAGAAAACATAAACCCGGAAGGTGTACTTGTAAATGCTACAGGCTATGTAAAGCTTCCACTTATCGGCAAAGTAAAAGTAGTCGGCCTTACGCAAACACAGGCTGCAAACCGTATAGAAGCACTCTATCGCAAAGAATTGACAGATCCATCCGTCTATGTGGAGATCATGAACAAGAGGGTTTACGTGCTTGGCGAGGTCAATAAGCAGGGTGTTGTCAAACTTGACAAAGAGAAGATGACTCTTTTTGAAGCCATTGCTTTTTCCGGTGGTCTTACGGACGATGCGGTCCGAAACAGCGTTGTCATCGTTTCCCATGATGCACAGAAGGGTATGAGTATCCGCAAGGTTGATCTAACGAATTATGATACCATGAATTACGCCAGTCTGATGCTTCGTCCCAATGATATCGTCTATGTACAGCCAGATGAGTGGAAAAAGTTCAAAGTGGCATCCGATAATTATACTTCACCATTTAAAACATTGACTGCCATAGCTGCGCCGTTCGTGACGCTGAAATATCTTTCCGAGTAG
- a CDS encoding N-acetylmuramoyl-L-alanine amidase family protein, translated as MQYLKYFLLGMAVMLTVTGCVGPDRSDDLVVIDAGHGGHDCGALCNGKQEKDLVLQITKKLAKEFKRKGYRVYLTRGKDKFLKLGERTRIADKMDAKVFISIHANAIADKSRFEAVEGIETYFLQKTRDARSQRIAARENTAVLQGADALSKDVIIDSVLNGPKIVESNKLAIDVQNGIMRRVQSRYKDARNGGAKPAPFYVLVGASRPSILVEVGYITNSKERKRLFTSDYQERIAEGIVEGVSRYLDNRKVDIGV; from the coding sequence ATGCAATATCTGAAATATTTTTTACTGGGAATGGCAGTCATGCTGACGGTCACTGGATGTGTCGGTCCGGACAGGTCAGATGATCTTGTGGTCATCGATGCGGGGCATGGAGGGCATGACTGCGGTGCGCTCTGCAACGGAAAGCAGGAGAAGGACCTTGTACTTCAGATCACCAAAAAACTGGCAAAAGAGTTCAAGCGCAAGGGATACAGGGTTTATCTGACCAGAGGAAAAGATAAATTCCTGAAACTCGGAGAGAGAACCCGAATCGCCGACAAGATGGATGCGAAGGTCTTCATCTCCATCCATGCAAACGCGATAGCGGATAAAAGCAGATTTGAAGCGGTGGAAGGCATAGAGACCTATTTCCTTCAGAAAACACGGGATGCACGTTCCCAAAGAATAGCGGCAAGAGAAAATACCGCTGTATTGCAGGGGGCGGATGCGCTCAGTAAGGATGTCATCATCGATTCGGTGCTGAACGGTCCCAAGATCGTGGAATCGAACAAACTGGCTATCGATGTGCAGAACGGCATCATGAGGCGGGTACAGAGTCGTTACAAAGATGCACGCAACGGCGGAGCCAAACCGGCACCTTTCTACGTACTTGTAGGTGCGAGCCGGCCTTCTATCCTTGTGGAAGTAGGGTACATTACCAACTCCAAAGAGAGGAAAAGGCTTTTCACTTCCGACTACCAGGAACGCATTGCCGAAGGGATCGTCGAAGGCGTGAGCAGATACCTGGATAACCGAAAAGTGGATATAGGGGTTTAA